From Thamnophis elegans isolate rThaEle1 chromosome 12, rThaEle1.pri, whole genome shotgun sequence, one genomic window encodes:
- the TMEM200B gene encoding transmembrane protein 200B, which yields MKTHNTPEKKTSGSSAPSRWHRSRFRRKPSPQMVVKGQLRMRSPSGVFVMVGISVVLVGMTIAVIGYWPHRTKSGSGRPGSSNVTGDIRKDIKVSPQARPFLHSEKLKLIGPVVMGVGLFIFICANTMLYENRDMETRLLMQQELYSMGLDFPQDPGPASDYFQRRRTTSSTLRANAECAEGYYEVDLSSSGFQSCSSPVKKWVNSCNSSRLQTTTQFFHHKSISPSLSLLSIRSDSGNAVPENGAFSFARGAETVLSTAVNALPLPLIKLNSCLLEKQGVSRAGVRDLESKCRLPEEKEEVRRLSWAFLPGCNHVVPRKDTLKGSHVVIDMDSTSHSSTLVDKFHESAKREFPNSGHSKSLDLGQPRTALVAPSIDRKHRSWPRLDHIDLLNYAKLESQGESSNRLLGASKDLFRGESISLSQEIPMKTGHII from the coding sequence ATGAAGACCCACAACACCCCAGAGAAGAAAACATCAGGCTCCTCCGCTCCTTCTCGATGGCACAGGAGCAGGTTTCGGCGCAAGCCCTCCCCGCAGATGGTGGTGAAGGGACAGCTTCGGATGCGCTCTCCCTCGGGAGTCTTTGTGATGGTGGGGATCTCGGTGGTCTTGGTGGGAATGACCATTGCCGTGATCGGATACTGGCCTCACCGTACAAAGTCCGGCAGTGGCAGGCCAGGGAGCTCCAATGTCACCGGAGACATCAGGAAGGACATTAAGGTTTCTCCCCAAGCTCGCCCCTTTCTCCACAGTGAGAAATTGAAGCTCATTGGGCCGGTCGTCATGGGTGTGGGCCTCTTTATCTTCATCTGCGCTAATACGATGCTGTACGAGAACAGAGACATGGAGACTCGCTTGTTGATGCAGCAGGAGCTCTATTCCATGGGTCTGGATTTCCCACAGGACCCGGGACCAGCCAGCGATTACTTTCAAAGGAGAAGGACCACCTCATCCACCCTCAGGGCCAACGCTGAATGTGCAGAAGGCTACTACGAGGTGGACCTTTCTTCCAGCGGCTTCCAGTCTTGCTCCAGCCCTGTGAAGAAATGGGTCAACAGCTGCAATTCCAGCAGGCTCCAAACCACGACCCAGTTCTTTCATCACAAGAGCATCTCACCTTCGCTCTCTCTCTTGAGCATCCGTTCGGACTCCGGCAACGCCGTGCCAGAGAATGGAGCTTTCTCCTTTGCTCGCGGAGCGGAGACCGTCCTCTCTACGGCCGTCAATGCCTTGCCTTTGCCTCTCATTAAGCTGAACAGCTGTCTTCTTGAAAAGCAGGGCGTTTCTCGGGCAGGTGTCCGGGATTTGGAAAGCAAATGTAGGTtgccagaggagaaggaggaggtacgGAGACTCTCGTGGGCCTTTCTGCCTGGATGCAACCACGTTGTGCCCAGGAAAGACACCCTTAAAGGCAGCCACGTAGTTATTGATATGGATAGCACATCCCACTCAAGCACCTTGGTGGATAAATTTCATGAATCTGCAAAGAGAGAGTTCCCAAACTCGGGTCATTCTAAATCCTTGGATCTTGGCCAGCCAAGAACGGCATTGGTGGCGCCCAGCATAGACAGGAAACACAGGAGCTGGCCTAGGCTTGATCACATTGACCTACTCAACTATGCAAAACTGGAAAGCCAAGGGGAGTCTTCCAACAGGCTTTTGGGGGCCTCAAAAGACCTTTTTAGGGGGGAGAGCATTTCATTATCCCAGGAAATTCCTATGAAAACAGGTCATATCATTTGA